One Danio rerio strain Tuebingen ecotype United States chromosome 22, GRCz12tu, whole genome shotgun sequence genomic window carries:
- the gmppb gene encoding mannose-1-phosphate guanylyltransferase catalytic subunit beta encodes MKALILVGGYGTRLRPLTLTVPKPLVEFCNKPILLHQVEALVKAGVRHVILAVSYMSELLEREMRAQEQRLGIKISLSHEKEPLGTAGPLALARELLTDNQEPFFVLNSDVICDFPFDDMLKFHQQHGREGTIVVTKVEEPSKYGVVVYEGDSGRIHRFVEKPQVFVSNKINAGMYIFSPAMLRRIQLQPTSIEKEIFPVMAEEGQLYAMELQGFWMDIGQPKDFLTGMCMYLQSVRQQAPERLRAGPGFLGNVLVDPTAVIGQNCTIGPNVTIGAGVVLEDGVRVKRCTILKGAHIRSHSWLESCIVGWSSSVGQWVRMENVTVLGEDVIVNDELYINGANVLPHKSITDSVPEPRIIM; translated from the exons ATGAAAGCTCTGATTCTTGTCGGTGGCTATGGCACACGATTACGGCCGCTCACCCTCACTGTGCCCAAACCACTCGTTGAGTTCTGCAACAAACCCATTCTGCTGCATCAGGTGGAGGCTTTGGTCAAG GCTGGAGTCCGTCATGTCATCCTTGCTGTGAGTTACATGTCTGAGCTATTGGAGCGAGAGATGAGAGCCCAGGAGCAAAGG CTTGGAATAAAGATCTCCCTCTCACATGAAAAAGAGCCTCTAGGAACCG CTGGTCCTCTGGCTTTGGCTCGTGAGCTGCTGACCGACAACCAGGAGCCCTTTTTTGTTCTCAATAGTGATGTCATCTGCGATTTCCCCTTCGACGACATGCTCAAGTTCCACCAGCAGCACGGCAGAGAGGGCACCATTGTT GTGACAAAAGTTGAAGAACCGTCTAAATATGGTGTGGTGGTTTATGAAGGGGACAGCGGGCGAATACACCGCTTCGTTGAGAAACCGCAAGTGTTTGTCTCCAACAAAATCAATGCGGGGATGTACATCTTCAGTCCTGCCATGCTGAGAAGAATCCAG ttgcaacccactTCCATAGAGAAGGAAATATTTCCTGTCATGGCAGAGGAGGGACAGCTGTATGCCATGGAGCTGCAAG GTTTCTGGATGGACATTGGTCAGCCTAAAGACTTCCTGACGGGCATGTGCATGTACCTGCAATCTGTACGGCAGCAGGCCCCTGAGAGGCTCCGCGCTGGACCCGGCTTTCTTGGAAATGTTCTTGTG GACCCAACAGCAGTGATTGGGCAGAACTGCACCATTGGCCCAAATGTGACGATTGGAGCCGGGGTGGTTTTGGAGGACGGGGTGAGAGTGAAGCGCTGTACCATCCTGAAGGGGGCACACATACGCTCCCACTCCTGGCTGGAGTCCTGCATCGTGGGATGGAGCTCCTCAGTTGGGCAGTGG GTGCGAATGGAGAACGTTACGGTTCTGGGTGAAGATGTGATTGTGAATGATGAACTCTACATCAACGGAGCCAACGTTCTGCCTCATAAATCTATCACAGACTCTGTTCCTGAACCACGAATCATCATGTGA
- the lmcd1 gene encoding LIM and cysteine-rich domains protein 1: protein MSKGPLPAGKGAACLTCKGICPGFQPHSWRKACVKCQCSQDEHAFISNNEDDLKVGRLLADSRYTHLTAKVKGGDGTRVYKRNRMIVTNPVVSRKDPTFNTVTYDWAPTGLTQKLAMLYMSLLPEERRPVAGTEGSLYRHKQLTRQLPAYDHDPAYCHSLSEAELKVMAQFVKSYKEESLGVGEVALPGEKSTTKRNEKISQEQPDPPLTEQTPDGAIESPVSNETEYYCSGCGQLAAMDEPVVYADRAGYERLWHPACFVCGECGEALVDLIYFWKEGALLCGRHYCQSIRPRCLGCDELIFSDMLLQEASGHVWHKEHFCCWLCGQDIRVECGCDKRQTT, encoded by the exons ATGTCGAAGGGGCCACTGCCAGCAGGAAAGGGTGCAGCGTGTCTGACATGTAAAGGGATCTGCCCTGGATTCCAGCCACATTCCTGGAG aAAAGCTTGCGTAAAGTGCCAATGCAGTCAGGACGAACACGCATTCATTTCCAACAATGAAGATGACCTCAAGGTAGGAAGATTGCTGGCAGACTCCCGCTATACCCACCTCACAGCCAAGGTCAAGGGAGGAGATGGCACAAGGGTTTATAAACGTAATCGCATGATTGTCACCAACCCAGTGGTCTCTCGTAAAGACCCAACGTTCAACACGGTCACATATGACTGGGCCCCAACAGGCCTCACCCAGAAACTG GCAATGCTGTACATGAGTCTTCTGCCTGAGGAAAGACGACCTGTGGCTGGCACTGAAGGATCTTTATATCGCCACAAGCAACTGACGAGACAGCTTCCTGCCTATGATCATGACCCTGCGTACTGCCACAGCCTGTCTGAGGCTGAGCTGAAAGTTATGGCTCAGTTTGTGAAATCTTACAAGGAGGAATCCTTAGGAGTAGGAGAAGTTGCCCTACCTGGAGAAAAAAGTACTACCAAGAGGAATGAAAAGATTTCCCAAGAACAGCCAGATCCACCCCTAACAGAGCAAACCCCTGATGGAGCAATAGAGTCTCCTGTCAGCAATGAGACTGAATAT TATTGCAGTGGATGTGGCCAGTTGGCAGCTATGGATGAACCTGTGGTGTATGCTGACAGGGCTGGATACGAGAGACTGTGGCATCCCGCCTGCTTTGTGTGCGGTGAGTGTGGTGAGGCTCTGGTGGATCTTATCTACTTTTGGAAGGAAGGAGCACTGCTGTGTGGACGCCATTACTGCCAGAGCATCAGACCTCGCTGCCTGGGCTGTGATGAG CTGATCTTCTCTGACATGCTCCTGCAGGAGGCCAGTGGCCACGTCTGGCATAAGGAACACTTTTGCTGTTGGCTGTGTGGGCAAGATATCAGAGTTGAATGTGGCTGTGACAAACGGCAAACAACATAG
- the lmcd1 gene encoding LIM and cysteine-rich domains protein 1 isoform X1, protein MSKGPLPAGKGAACLTCKGICPGFQPHSWRKACVKCQCSQDEHAFISNNEDDLKAMLYMSLLPEERRPVAGTEGSLYRHKQLTRQLPAYDHDPAYCHSLSEAELKVMAQFVKSYKEESLGVGEVALPGEKSTTKRNEKISQEQPDPPLTEQTPDGAIESPVSNETEYYCSGCGQLAAMDEPVVYADRAGYERLWHPACFVCGECGEALVDLIYFWKEGALLCGRHYCQSIRPRCLGCDELIFSDMLLQEASGHVWHKEHFCCWLCGQDIRVECGCDKRQTT, encoded by the exons ATGTCGAAGGGGCCACTGCCAGCAGGAAAGGGTGCAGCGTGTCTGACATGTAAAGGGATCTGCCCTGGATTCCAGCCACATTCCTGGAG aAAAGCTTGCGTAAAGTGCCAATGCAGTCAGGACGAACACGCATTCATTTCCAACAATGAAGATGACCTCAAG GCAATGCTGTACATGAGTCTTCTGCCTGAGGAAAGACGACCTGTGGCTGGCACTGAAGGATCTTTATATCGCCACAAGCAACTGACGAGACAGCTTCCTGCCTATGATCATGACCCTGCGTACTGCCACAGCCTGTCTGAGGCTGAGCTGAAAGTTATGGCTCAGTTTGTGAAATCTTACAAGGAGGAATCCTTAGGAGTAGGAGAAGTTGCCCTACCTGGAGAAAAAAGTACTACCAAGAGGAATGAAAAGATTTCCCAAGAACAGCCAGATCCACCCCTAACAGAGCAAACCCCTGATGGAGCAATAGAGTCTCCTGTCAGCAATGAGACTGAATAT TATTGCAGTGGATGTGGCCAGTTGGCAGCTATGGATGAACCTGTGGTGTATGCTGACAGGGCTGGATACGAGAGACTGTGGCATCCCGCCTGCTTTGTGTGCGGTGAGTGTGGTGAGGCTCTGGTGGATCTTATCTACTTTTGGAAGGAAGGAGCACTGCTGTGTGGACGCCATTACTGCCAGAGCATCAGACCTCGCTGCCTGGGCTGTGATGAG CTGATCTTCTCTGACATGCTCCTGCAGGAGGCCAGTGGCCACGTCTGGCATAAGGAACACTTTTGCTGTTGGCTGTGTGGGCAAGATATCAGAGTTGAATGTGGCTGTGACAAACGGCAAACAACATAG